The Aspergillus nidulans FGSC A4 chromosome VII nucleotide sequence CTCGCTCGAATGCAGGCTCTTCAAATGCGCTGGGTACCCAATCGGATTCCGGAACATTGGTGATAAATACTGCCCTTCTACCCATATTGCTTTCTCCACTGCCTACCCGTGCGAGGATTTCTTCCGGATGGTCTGTTATTAGTTAGCAAGACAGTCCGTCCTACTCGCCCTCTGTCTTTTACAGCAGGAATACCTTTGAAGCGTGCTACCAAGAACGGGGCTCGCGTCCTTATGTGCCTCCCTCGGTCGAAGCACCATGGAGCCCCCAGACCTCTCAGTTCATCCGCCAATTCCCTGCTCACTCGTGGCAACACCTACGTCATGTCCGCTGGATATTCTGCTGCCCGCGTCGTCCCGACACAACGGCTACAGCGAGAAGACAGACGACTGGTCCAAGAGTCTAACAGCGCTATTCTCCTCAGGAGCAATTCGACCTTCCAGTTTCACACTGGAACTACACTTTAATTACCCCTATCAGACCGTACTTGGTTAGCCACCTGGTTTTTACCAAACAGAACAAGCTTGGGATCTGTGAGATCGCATTGTGTCTGCTGTCATTCCATGGAAGGGTTTTCTTAAAAATTTCTTCGTCCATAACTACGGTGGCTTAGATATATTATGGTGCCAAGAGACGTCCTCGCGAAGCTCTCCTTGAACAGAAGGTCATGGGCAAGGGGTACGACAGTTTCGCCCGGAGGAATATGAGGAATACCGTAATTATTTGTGACCTTCCGATAGTGGCAAATATCAATGATACCGTCGTGCTCTATACATTTAAGTCAGTGTCTATCCAAAAACACCGTACGCATCTATACACCGCAAATTAGACTCTAGTCCATGTTCCAGGAATCTCAAGCTCTAATTGCGTGTGACtatgcatatatatatacatttAGATGTATAGACCTGAAACCAACAACTTCACTGCTCATTTAGGTGGCCGTATAACATCTGAATATCCAACCAACTGCAAATCCTGGCCCTAATATGTCTTGCAGTATTATCAGGCACAAAGCGCATTTAATTGGGTTGTCCCTAGCTATTTTGCGAGTATGTCAGAGATATATACTCACGTCTACTGTGAGTTGAATGGACCCGATTCTACTGGTCAATACATTTGGATTTGAGATCTGTGCAACGTTTCGTAGCCTAGTAGCCTACAGGTGCCTTGATACAGAGCCCTACTTATTGCGCCAGGATGGTGAGATCAGCATCTCTAATTAAGGATGTAGAGCTGTTTATCATTGTAGAAACAATGCTGCCTGACTTTAACAATGTAAAGGAAGATAACACTATGTTGAAGTGCGATATAAAGGGCTTCGAGACGTTCTTGTTGCCCTAAATTACAGCTTGTCTTTCAGCAGCCTACAAATCTTTCTGCCACTCAGGCTCCGATTCCTCCAAGCCAAGCACCAATCAATCACATTTGCATCTTTCCAGCACACATATTGCCTTCATAGTCATTTATATCTGGCAGTACCAAGCCAACACCAGCAGTATGCGCTTCCAGCTAATGTACGTGGCCATATTGGCTGTCTTCCCGGGCCTCCTCCCGCGGACAAAAAGACCTTCCGCCAGAACTTGAGGGAGTTTGCTGAGGGCATCTACAACAGGCTCAGAGATGAACTCCGGGGGGAAGTTATATACGGGAAAGGCTACAACCTTGTGGCAGCCCTTTTTATGCCCAATAAAGGCATCTTCCTGTCCACGATCCCCCGTAAAAGTGGTGCGgaggccatggctgcggACTGGAAGACCAAAGCGCCCAGGCTTTCATATGCCACTGGAGGCCACCGAAATAGCGAGGAGGATCATTCAAAGATCCTGCCATAAGCTTAACGCCACCGGAGACGAATATCCATTAGTTGATTCTTGCATCCACTTTGATTAACAGCAGCTGGGTTTCCAACTATGGCGCATGTGATTGCTTCTCTATGCATGGTCTGCCTCAACTAGAAGCTTATATAGCTGCGGGTCATGCCATAATTGCACAGTCCTGAAGCTCAGCTCAGTTGAGAGACTCTTCTAAGCACTCTCGTCCGCTCTGCAGCCGATGGcaacatcatcttctccacgTCTAGTGTGGTTTGGATGATACTATCAACTGTTGGAGGAAGAACTACTTTATAGATAGTGAACCTGAAGCAGGCAGAAACTTACATGTAGTATTGATCAGCATTTGCTTGACTTATCGTTGGTCCAGTGTAGAGTATAATTGCATGAAGTAGGCTCGGCTTCCTGGTGGGGATCAATATGTTTGGAAGAGATGAGGGAGACTTTCCCCCCCTTGAAACATATAGCTGCTTATTTTCGACAGGctgaaggaaggaaaagtCATGGGCATAGCAGTAAATACACCATCGACTTGGACCCAGGCCCTCCCATTGATTTTCGGCAGAACCTGGAAAGGTGCGATCCCCGCAGCATTGGAATATTTCGCAAGTAAGGGGGGGCGGATACGCCAATGTTCCCATCGACTACAAACGCGCCAAAGCATTGTTGCGTTTGGTGCTGTCGAGCAGCCTGGGCATATCATCGTCTCGTAAAATGCCACAGCGCTTAAGACTCTGCTGAGACCGGctgaagaagttgaggttgTCCGGGCCGCAGTCTTACTGGTCGTCTGCAGTGAAGTCCACTGGTTCTCTGTAGTAACCCTCTACattccagctgctgctcgtGGTATCTGGCTAGTTGGCGTCTATGCGTCTTTCAACTGCTTTCGAGATCATCGTTCAAAGTGCGCATGGAAAGGTgcaggaggctctgggcGATGCTTTGAAGAATTCCCAGAGGGTTGTTATTAGGGATCTGGAGTCGCTGCTGGGAGGATCTGGAACGCGGGATTGTTACAACAGCCACTGTCCAAGAGACTCACGAAGAGGTGCTTGTATTGCTGGCGAAGGTCGAGAACTGACGCCGTAGGGCATGTTCACTGAGCCCTCGCCCCATTAAACTAGGTACGGTCCCGCTCCCTGATACGCTTCCGAGTCGTCTGTTTTCCTGGGATGTGGGACACGAGACATGTGTCGGGCTACACACTGAGAGTATACTGACATGAAACTATGAGAGCCTGCAATTAGTGGGATTATGACCACCATTGTCTCTTTAGTATTCGCAGCAGCTGCCAAAGGAAACCTTGGTAATTCGCCCGTAGATAAAAAGAGCCAGGACTAGGATCAGTCTGCTAAATTTTTTAATGAAAACTTACCCTCTTGGTGAGTCGAATGGATTCAGATTGTCGTCTCGAGTATCATCTCAGTATATAGCCATCGTTGAGTTGAATCGGCGAGGTGGTCCTGCTTCAAATCCTGGGCTCCTAATAGCATAGAATTTGCACCGAATTGCCAGCTCCTTTCTGGCGACGAGCGGAATGGGCTACGCCTGAGGGCTTACCACGAAAGACCAGACTATGGACAATTGATCATGCTTGATGATCTAGCCCAACAGCGTACTGGGCGCAAACGAGCACCATCAGTCAATAGCGAGGCATAAGCAGGATGAACCATCATGAAGCTCAGTTCTCTGAGACGACTAGACGGTACAAATGCTTAAATGCGTTGATGCTGAGAGATAGCAACCAAAATAAACTAGATGACTACCCACAAATCTCGTGGCTAATGCCGCAGATATACTTGGCAAGATGGTTCTGACATGCATAAACCAAAGACAGACCGCTGACGACGGGGCTGTAGCAAGCAGCGCTACACCTCCTATCCAGAACAAAGGGATCTTGCCGCATCCGCCAACGCAAGGCAAAAAAGCCGGATCCTCTCGTTAGTGCTTCCTAGCCACCAATGGAGGTGGCCCGGAGCTACGGACGAACAACCAGAATAATATCGGCGTCGGTGTCTTATCAACTCCGATCTAGTTCTCCACAGAGCCGGATCCACCCGAGTCCACTTCGAATGGGTCAGACTTGGCTAAATATGGAGATGGCTGAGATGTACGGGATCTTTTCTCTTTGAGTCTGACGAGGAAGGCTTCATGGCTGTTCAATGTAAAATGAAAGGAAAACAACGACGCCAGAAGCTGTCAGAAGGCTTGCTCAATCAGTCAAAGACAGCCACTCTGATCTTTCAGAGAAATGGGCTGATGCACTATAATAAAGCCAGCATCACCTGATTCACCATAGCCTACGTCACCGATCCGGACCCGCCCCGGTTAGAACTGTCTGACCCCTCGCAAGCAGGGGTTCATAAGGACCGGGGCTGCATGTCCTCCTTCACGCTACAAATTACCAGCTCTAAATAATCAAAATGTCCCAATTTCCAACTCCGATCCGGCTCGCCCAGGCTGTTGGCTTGACTGGAGCCGCATATCTAGCCGGTATGTCGTACAACCCTAACTCTAACCCAAGCCCGGCAGTCCCTTGAATCCCTGTATTACTGCAGCCGCCTGCAGTAAGCAATAGTGACTTCAGGACCCTTAAACTGTTATAAAATCTCGAGACTGAACCTTCGAAAATGAGCTTGGAGACAGCAACACTGACGCAGCGTGCGATGACAGGAAACATCTTCGCCTACAGCTTCGCCACGATCCCAGCCCTCGAAAGTTCCCAGAACAAGCACGGCGCGCCCGCGGCCCTCCTCGCAAAACAATGGAGCGAGCTGTATGCCCGAGGCAAAGCGCAGAACCCGCCGATTGCAGcggccaccgccgccgcgTTTGCGTACCTTGCCTGGTCGGTGCATTCGGGGAAATCGGCAGCTTTGCAGGTTCTTGCGCCCGCGAATGCGGCGTATCTGTACAGCGCCGCCGCGGCGCTGACTGTGGGTATTGTGCCCTGGACTCTTTTCGCAATGACGAAGACAAATGATGCGCTGCATGAGAGGGCAAAGGAGGTCTTTGTCGTCACGGAAAAGACGGCCGATGAAGTGAAGGAGTTGTTGGCCAAATGGAAGGTGCTTAATGCAATCCGCGGGTTGTTACCGCTGGTTGGCGGGTTGGTTGGGTTTTTGGCTTTTTGAATGATGCATCAGTATAGTAATGAATGCAATGTTGTGCAGTGGGTTAGAGTGGGAGGGTATAACGCGATCATTATGAATATTAAACGTAAGTATGTACATATATGGTATTATTCACCTCAATGGACCTCCAGCCGACCTTTTGTTACTCGATACCCTGGCGTACACGATAGCCATCAGCCTAGACCTCGAACTTCTCGCGCCAGCATCCCTCTGAGATCTTCCGCGTCTCTTATTGCAGCTCCGCCGGTGGCGGCCTTGAGGCCGGCAGTTCTTGCATCGGCGCCTGCATGGAATGCTTGTTCCCATTCGCGTACACATCCGCGACCCGCTTATCCTGCTGCGTCGGCGCAAACGCCTCCATCGAGTTCGGCATCTCGCCCGGGGCTACAGCCACCGGAAGAACCAGACCGCTGCGATCGCACCGAGAACCAGTGGTATGCCGACGCCTAACCCGACTCCGAGACCGACACCGAGGTTGCTGTCTGAGCTGTtgtcgctgccgctgccgcccGTTGGTGTTGTGGTCGGTGTTGAGGTCGTCGTAACTGTACTTGTAGTCGTCACTGAGGTCGAAGTCGATGAGCTACTCGTGCTCTCTGGCGAGAGACTGCTGACTACAAACTCGACGGCCGGAATCGAGAATGTCTGGGTTGAGTTATTGCAGTCACATCCTCCGTACGCGGTGCAGCAGAACGTCTCGGTGCCGCAGGCTGTGACGCGTTTCCGGAATCTGAAACCATCCACATCGCCCCGGTTAAGTGGGATTCACTTGAGATGAGCAGTTGAGCGTAGGCAAGACATACTCCGGACGTTTGCGCACTGTGTCGCGCATGTCTCGACGTCTCCGTTAATTCAGTCCTGTATGCTGCATGTGTTTTGCCATAATGTCATTCCGTCGTCGTCAAGCCGCCCGCAGAGGCCGTTGCTTGCGCAGTACTCTCCCTCGCCGCAGCATTGCGCTGGGTTGCCGCCCTAAGAGCAAGTAATGCGCGTTACATCCTCGTTGCCGTCGCGGTCGTAGCACTTGGCTACCATTTTGGCGCCGATCGGGCGAGGTCGGCGGGTAATGGGACGGTGTACTGTGCTAGAGCTATAGCTAGggctggtgctgatgctgccAGATCTTCTCCCGGGATGAATGCGAGGATGGAAAAAGTGTGGATCGCGAGACGCTGTGGTCCACGGGCGATTGCCTCAAGAACGAAATTAAGAATCCAAAGAAGAGCCGATCCGAGGCGAAAGGGAGGCTGAGCGTGGGATCGCTAGACGAAGACCTAAGGCCAAAAGATGCCAGGAAATTGAAGTTTTGGCAAGATGCGGTAAGGAACCAAAGCCCTGGTAATCGCAATATTGCTTCCTGGCGCTTACAGGCTAGTCCCAACCGCACCTCTGATAACCTGTTCTTAGTCTGTTCCTTACAGTTCAGCTTAACTGACTCAGCCCACAGCATCGTTGCTGATACGCCTAGTCATGTACACGAAGTGGGGGCAATTGGGGGCCGAGTCAGCCTGGCCACGACGGGCTGTGATTTGACTTGCCTCGGGCAGCAGAGATACGACTCGGACAGAGCCCGCCGCAGTCCGCATGTCGTGGTCCTGTGAGTTACTTTTTGAGGGTTTGGTAGTTTTTCTGCAGAAGTAACCGAAGGTACACCGTATAATTATACTGCGCCTTGTCAGGGGCTCAAAGCCACGCTAGTTCTGCACCGGGCCAGTCTTAACTCAGCCACTCAGGGTCTGCACCTCGTGCCCGATAATGCAGAAAGTTGTGTGTGTGGAGCAATTAGTCCGCCAGTTAGAATGAGAGTTGACGGGTTATGCTCAGACAGCGTGCATAGCTCTGTAGTCCGAGCGGCGGCCTCCCAACTCCCTCTACTCCACGACCCAGTGCTTGAGCAAGCCAGAGAGCTTGATTGAGCTTGGACGAGTTTGACCTTATCTTGAGTTCGCCATGTTCAGCTTTTTTCGAAGAAGCTCTAGCTTTGATTCACGGAAGCAGCACCAGTCCAGTGTGCGCACCGCGATTTTACCCTAAATAGCTTACTACGACGTGTCTGAGTCTCTCTCCCACAGCTTGCTAGAATGAATGAACGAATACCGAGCAGAGTGGCTACGGCAAGGTCGAACAGTGGGATGTCGATGCTTATAGTTGCCAGGGACAAGCTTACCTAGATACATCCATTGCAAATCGCACCACCCACTTGAAGCTTGCTTCTTCCGATATTTCATCCGCCATGCGGATTCATC carries:
- a CDS encoding uncharacterized protein (transcript_id=CADANIAT00008246) gives rise to the protein MLVPIRVHIRDPLILLRRRKRLHRVRHLARGYSHRKNQTAAIAPRTSGMPTPNPTPRPTPRLLSELLSLPLPPVGVVVGVEVVVTVLVVVTEVEVDELLVLSGERLLTTNSTAGIENVWVELLQSHPPYAVQQNVSVPQAVTRFRNLKPSTSPRLTLRWVAALRASNARYILVAVAVVALGYHFGADRARSAGNGTIFSRDECEDGKSVDRETLWSTGDCLKNEIKNPKKSRSEAKGRLSVGSLDEDLRPKDARKLKFWQDAVRNQSPGNRNIASWRLQASPNRTSDNLFSAEVTEGTPYNYTAPCQGLKATLVLHRASLNSATQGLHLVPDNAESCSGYGKVEQWDVDAYSCQGQAYLDTSIANRTTHLKLASSDISSAMRIHHKQQYPLQLYAAGSASQTPTSSLLAIKSKILLNKRSKVHRSGRKSSRHWIHRSAYSNGQRCSSSHHFGLRRVCLFATHGDPDMIMTAAEGRLPTARVVAAIYLLFSTDHVPAPGGEIVICNTFPSYSLVIFRRMARRTGYNGLAFKDAREKKESRSKAWVMELLKGQSARGDWTKSLRSR
- a CDS encoding DUF1772 domain-containing protein (transcript_id=CADANIAT00008245) encodes the protein MSQFPTPIRLAQAVGLTGAAYLAGNIFAYSFATIPALESSQNKHGAPAALLAKQWSELYARGKAQNPPIAAATAAAFAYLAWSVHSGKSAALQVLAPANAAYLYSAAAALTVGIVPWTLFAMTKTNDALHERAKEVFVVTEKTADEVKELLAKWKVLNAIRGLLPLVGGLVGFLAF